The following proteins come from a genomic window of Streptococcus pneumoniae:
- the truB gene encoding tRNA pseudouridine(55) synthase TruB: protein MNGIINLKKEAGMTSHDAVFKLRKILGTKKIGHGGTLDPDVVGVLPIAVGKATRMAEFMQDEGKIYEGEITLGYSTTTEDASGEVIAETPVLSPLDEKLVDEAIASLTGPITQIPPMYSAVKVNGRKLYEYARAGQEVERPERQVTIYQFERTSPISYDGQLARFTFRVKCSKGTYIRTLSVDLGEKLGYAAHMSHLTRTSAAGLQLEDALALEEIAEKVEAGQLDFLHPLEIGTGDLVKVFLTPEEATEVRFGRFIELDQTDKELAAFEDDKLLAILEKRGNLYKPRKVFS from the coding sequence ATGAACGGTATTATCAACTTAAAAAAAGAAGCAGGAATGACCTCGCATGATGCGGTTTTTAAACTGCGTAAGATTTTGGGAACCAAGAAAATTGGTCATGGTGGAACCTTGGATCCGGATGTGGTGGGTGTTTTGCCGATTGCGGTTGGCAAGGCGACACGCATGGCCGAGTTTATGCAGGACGAGGGTAAGATCTATGAGGGGGAAATTACTCTGGGTTATTCCACGACGACTGAGGATGCTAGTGGGGAAGTGATCGCAGAAACCCCTGTTTTGTCTCCCTTGGATGAAAAGCTTGTTGATGAAGCGATTGCTAGCTTGACTGGGCCTATTACCCAGATTCCCCCTATGTATTCGGCAGTTAAGGTTAATGGTCGCAAGCTCTATGAGTATGCGCGTGCTGGTCAGGAAGTGGAGCGTCCAGAACGTCAGGTGACCATTTATCAATTTGAGCGAACAAGTCCGATTTCTTATGATGGCCAACTTGCCCGATTCACTTTTCGTGTAAAATGCAGTAAAGGGACTTACATCCGTACTTTGTCAGTTGATTTGGGTGAAAAGCTTGGTTATGCGGCTCATATGTCCCATTTGACTCGTACTAGTGCTGCTGGCTTACAATTAGAAGACGCTCTTGCCTTGGAGGAAATTGCTGAAAAAGTAGAGGCTGGGCAATTAGATTTTCTCCATCCTTTAGAGATTGGGACAGGTGACCTTGTCAAAGTTTTCCTAACTCCAGAAGAGGCTACAGAAGTTCGCTTTGGTCGTTTTATTGAGCTAGACCAAACGGACAAAGAACTGGCTGCCTTTGAAGATGATAAATTGTTAGCCATTCTAGAAAAACGGGGCAATCTCTATAAGCCAAGGAAGGTTTTTAGCTAG